CTACGACTTCAGATGGGCGAGAGGGATTTACTGATGCCACGGTGGTGAGGGTTGCTTCATAGGTACCCTGGATGAGGGGCTGATAGGATTTGCCCAACTGTTGCTTCACGGCTTGCAGTGCAGTCAGGGCTTGTTCTCGCAACACAGCGTTGGCGTAGTCAGTGTCAGGGGCATTACGGAAGGAGGGCATCGTAGCGGATGATAGCAGCATAGGGTAATGGGAATAACGAACAGTGAGTAATTGCGAATTGCACGCTAGAGAATTGGTCATGAATACCTGGAGGCTATTATGATGATGCAAGATGGGTGCGATCGCTAGTCATTGATTTAGTAAGATTCGCAATGTCAGCAACCCATGATTTCCATCATCCTGCCACCATTGTGGGGCTGTAGCTCAGTAGGAAGAGCGAGCGCCTCCTAAGCGCTAGGCCGTGCGTTCGAGCCGCACCAGTCCCGTTTTTGGTTACCTGTCGCTAGTCGATTGCGCTGGCAAGGGTCGCTTGAGGAATATGTAATCATCCACTGGCTGATTGTTCAACAGATGTTGCTGAATGATTTGCTCTAGCACCTCAGGTGTAGCGCTGTGGTACCAGATTCCATCAGGGTAGACCACAACAATCGGCCCCTGCTGACAAACCCGTAAGCAGTTCGCTTTGGTTCGGAAAATGCAGCGTGGTTCAGGTTGGGTAGTT
This genomic stretch from Cyanobacteriota bacterium harbors:
- a CDS encoding ferredoxin, coding for MPYIQRHIFICADQTVPKCCDKELSLQAWNYLKQRLKDLELDRPTLPPLVETETTTQPEPRCIFRTKANCLRVCQQGPIVVVYPDGIWYHSATPEVLEQIIQQHLLNNQPVDDYIFLKRPLPAQSTSDR